The following are from one region of the Trichoderma breve strain T069 chromosome 5, whole genome shotgun sequence genome:
- a CDS encoding inhibitor of apoptosis-promoting bax1 domain-containing protein → MASTAKYQPAPQQEPDDDYTQAPPAYGTSAASSSRNDPGLFAEPRSSDDNIPDDFKFGGSVAEATVDIRNQFVRKVYSILTVQLIATAALSSISFFSNGYKAWIQSHPGLVWASLFGAMIFMGLTYWKRKSYPTNLLFLSLFTLTEAYSISVIVSFYQTSIVLNATILTAGIFVFLTVFACQSKYDFTSWMPYLFGALWGLVLFGFMAMFLPYSSTGELVYGGLAALIFSGYILVDTQMIMRHHHVEEEIAAAISLYLDIINLFLAILRILNSQSNN, encoded by the exons ATGGCGTCCACCGCAAAGTACCAGCCGGCTCCCCAGCAGGAACCCGACGACGACTACACCCAAGCTCCGCCCGCGTATGGCACCTCGGCTGCCTCGTCGTCGCGCAACGATCCCGGCCTGTTCGCAGAGCCGCGCAGCAGCGACGACAACATTCCTGATGACTTCAAG TTTGGCGGCTCTGTTGCCGAAGCCACGGTCGATATTCGCAACCAGTTCGTCCGCAAGGTCTACAGCATCCTCACCGTCCAGCTCATCGCCacggcggccttgagctccatcagcttcttcagcaatGGATACAAGGCGTGGATCCAAAGCCATCCTGGTCTCGTCTGGGCATCT ctcttcggCGCCATGATCTTCATGGGTCTCACCTACTGGAAGCGCAAATCATACCCGACcaacctcctcttcctctccctcttcaccCTCACCGAAGCCTactccatctccgtcatcgTCTCCTTCTACCAGACCTCCATCGTCCTCAACGCCACCATCCTCACAGCGGgtatcttcgtcttcctcacAGTCTTCGCCTGCCAGTCCAAGTACGACTTCACCTCATGGATGCCCTACCTCTTCGGCGCCCTGTGgggcctcgtcctcttcggaTTCATGGCCATGTTCCTTCCGTATAGCTCTACCGGCGAGCTCGTCTACGGAGGACTCGCtgccctcatcttcagcgGCTACATCCTCGTCGACACTCAGATGATTATGCGCCACCACCatgtcgaggaggagattgccgCCGCAATCAGCCTGtacctcgacatcatcaaccttTTCCTTGCCATCCTGCGCATCCTCAACAGCCAGTCTAACAACTAA
- a CDS encoding septin domain-containing protein produces MSSKVIRRKKNVKKGIQFCLMVCGASGTGRTTFVNTLCGKSVLEHKEADDATNAHIEEGVKIKPLTVELELDEEGTRISLTIVDTPGFGDQIDNEASFSEIVGYLERQYDDILAEESRIKRNPRFRDNRVHAMLYFITPTGHGLRELDIELMKRLAPRVNVIPVIGRADTLTPQELAESKKLVMEDIEHYRIPVYNFPYDIEEDDEDTVEENAELRGLMPFAIVGSEDVVEIGGRKVRARQYPWGVVEVENPRHSDFLAIRSALLHSHLADLKEITHDFLYENYRTEKLSKSVDGGASGLDASMNPEDLASQSVRLKEEQLRREEEKLREIELKVQREINEKRQELLARESQLREIEARMQRETAQASPALDTSINGGEE; encoded by the exons ATGTCCTCC AAGGTTATCCGCCGAAAGAAGAATGTCAAGAAAGGCATTCAGTTCTGCCTGATGGTGTGTGGTGCTTCCGGAACTG GCCGGACCACCTTTGTCAACACTCTCTGCGGCAAGTCTGTCCTCGAGCACAAGGAAGCCGACGATGCTACCAACGCGCACATTGAGGAGGGCGTCAAGATCAAGCCCCTTACCGTTG AGCTTGAACTCGACGAGGAAGGCACCCGAATTTCGCTGACCATTGTCGACACCCCCGGATTTGGCGACCAGATTGACAACGAGGCCAG CTTCTCAGAAATCGTCGGCTACCTCGAGAGACAATACGACGACATCTTGGCCGAGGAGTCTCGTATCAAGCGTAACCCTCGCTTCAGGGACAACCGTGTCCACGCCATGCTTTACTTCATCACCCCTACCGGCCACGG CCTCCGAGAGCTCGATATCGAACTGATGAAGCGCCTTGCACCGCGTGTCAACGTCATCCCCGTTATTGGCCGAGCCGACACCCTGACCCCCCAGGAGCTTGCCGAGTCAAAGAAGCTGGTCATGGAGGACATTGAGCACTACAGAATCCCCGTCTACAACTTCCCCTACGACattgaggaagacgacgaggataCCGTCGAGGAGAACGCAGAACTCAGAGGACTCATGCCCTTTGCCATTGTTGGCTCGGAGGATGTGGTTGAGATTGGTGGCCGCAAGGTCCGCGCTCGCCAGTACCCGTGGGGTGTTGTCGAGGTCGAGAACCCTCGCCACTCAgacttcttggccatccGATCAGCCCTCCTCCACAGCCACTTGGCTGACTTGAAGGAAATCACCCACGATTTCTTGTATGAGAACTACCGTACCGAGAAGCTGTCTAAGAGTGTGGATGGCGGTGCCTCTGG TCTTGATGCCTCCATGAACCCCGAGGACCTGGCTTCCCAGTCCGTCCGCCTCAAGGAGGAACAGCTCCGacgagaggaggagaagctccgCGAGATCGAGCTCAAGGTCCAGCGCGAGATCAACGAGAAGCGACAGGAGCTGCTGGCGCGCGAGTCTCAGCTCCGCGAGATAGAGGCTCGCATGCAGCGCGAGACGGCCCAGGCATCCCCCGCGCTGGACACCAGCATCAACGGTGGCGAGGAGTAA